The Polaribacter tangerinus genome has a segment encoding these proteins:
- a CDS encoding helix-turn-helix transcriptional regulator, translated as MQYNRIKSVLEEKEISQKKLSDLMGVSVVTINSWCNQKSQPSIRTLFEISKILKTTPDKLVNNKIG; from the coding sequence ATGCAGTACAATAGAATTAAATCGGTGTTGGAAGAAAAAGAAATTTCTCAAAAGAAATTATCTGATCTAATGGGAGTATCCGTTGTTACCATCAATTCTTGGTGTAACCAAAAATCTCAACCCTCTATTCGTACCCTATTTGAAATTTCAAAAATTTTAAAAACTACACCTGATAAGTTAGTAAATAACAAAATCGGGTAA
- a CDS encoding DUF6291 domain-containing protein, with the protein MKTEKKSFLFYHSWKSSIDLIDDSTLRKFVNNLISYHEGAELVLESVEDNLLWNGVLPALELNNLKYNERIEKNRENGKKGGRPRKINAKKEEPNGLFDKPKKPNGLFDKPKKPDNSKKIIVNRKQEKVKTEEIIDDRELINQIGKKEIDYGELKNNELKQELREGIRKQFPNYSDFQTITSPEEILSCRERTPDYVWNKVEEDLIKISILSGYK; encoded by the coding sequence ATGAAAACAGAAAAAAAATCATTCTTATTCTATCATTCTTGGAAATCGTCAATTGATTTAATTGACGATTCTACCCTCAGAAAATTTGTTAACAATTTAATCTCATATCACGAAGGTGCAGAATTGGTTTTAGAATCAGTTGAGGATAACCTACTGTGGAATGGTGTCTTACCTGCGTTAGAGTTGAATAATTTAAAATACAATGAAAGAATTGAAAAAAATCGAGAAAATGGAAAAAAGGGTGGTAGACCGCGTAAAATCAATGCGAAAAAAGAAGAACCAAATGGTTTATTTGACAAACCCAAAAAACCGAATGGTTTATTTGATAAACCCAAAAAACCAGACAACAGTAAAAAGATAATTGTTAATAGAAAACAGGAAAAAGTAAAAACAGAAGAGATTATTGATGATAGAGAATTGATAAATCAAATTGGAAAAAAGGAAATCGACTACGGAGAATTGAAAAATAATGAATTGAAACAGGAATTGAGAGAGGGGATTAGAAAACAGTTTCCAAACTATTCTGATTTTCAAACGATCACTTCTCCTGAAGAAATTCTCTCCTGCAGGGAAAGAACACCTGATTACGTTTGGAACAAGGTTGAAGAGGATCTCATTAAAATCTCAATCCTTTCAGGTTACAAGTAA
- a CDS encoding site-specific integrase: protein MSNVKFNYFLKNNPNNKRELPIVMTIVMSGERTQMFTGLWTVKSKWNQKYSKVIGTDPDSKSINDTLLSFISRGRRVVNELVVSGKPFNPNTVKDKLKNGFSKNLKTIESYDLFLERMERKIPSKYTRSTYVKYLNTKLRVEEFIKHYTKRNDIFLYELDSEFMENFDLWLRDKYKVAHNTVYKTYQRFTRFIRLEVSNGNLDRYPFPNYSIKMIQKQGHYLSFEDIEKLENLVVDLPRLYHVKHLFLFSVYTGLAYADMNKLSKKDLYTDDEGMMWIKTYRQKSKSRVSVPLISNAVKSLQILTNGDFQIQKGKLLPMKSNVRLNYEIKQICSMSRIKDYEKVTWHSARRSTSSIMMKVGIPLQILQKVLSHKSLSTSLMYYTHVEDSHVKEGMKLLDEKLNQRVEIPKDGPINLNTLQNLLKNSLN from the coding sequence ATGAGTAATGTCAAGTTCAACTACTTTTTAAAAAACAACCCAAACAACAAAAGAGAACTCCCAATTGTGATGACTATAGTGATGTCGGGGGAACGAACACAAATGTTCACCGGTCTATGGACTGTGAAATCGAAATGGAATCAAAAATATTCTAAAGTGATCGGAACTGATCCCGATTCAAAATCAATTAATGATACCCTACTCTCTTTTATTTCAAGAGGACGAAGGGTTGTAAATGAACTGGTAGTTTCAGGTAAACCATTTAATCCAAATACTGTCAAAGACAAACTAAAGAACGGATTCTCTAAAAATCTAAAAACTATAGAGTCTTACGATCTATTTTTAGAGAGGATGGAAAGAAAAATTCCATCCAAGTACACAAGATCCACTTACGTAAAATACTTAAACACCAAACTCAGAGTCGAGGAATTTATCAAACACTACACCAAGAGAAATGACATCTTTCTTTATGAGTTAGATTCGGAATTTATGGAGAATTTTGATCTGTGGTTACGAGATAAATATAAGGTTGCACACAATACGGTTTATAAGACCTATCAGAGATTTACAAGATTTATTCGATTAGAAGTATCCAATGGAAATTTGGACCGTTACCCCTTCCCTAATTACTCCATAAAGATGATTCAAAAACAAGGTCACTACCTGAGTTTTGAAGACATTGAAAAATTAGAAAACTTGGTGGTTGACCTTCCAAGACTCTATCATGTCAAACACCTTTTTTTATTCTCTGTTTATACAGGTCTTGCGTACGCAGACATGAATAAATTATCTAAAAAAGATCTTTATACCGATGACGAAGGAATGATGTGGATTAAGACCTATAGACAAAAGTCAAAATCAAGAGTGTCAGTTCCTCTGATCTCTAACGCAGTAAAATCATTACAAATTTTAACTAATGGGGATTTTCAGATTCAAAAGGGTAAACTACTTCCAATGAAATCTAACGTAAGACTCAATTATGAAATCAAACAGATATGTTCAATGTCAAGAATTAAAGATTATGAAAAAGTGACCTGGCACAGTGCCAGGAGATCTACAAGTTCGATCATGATGAAAGTTGGAATTCCATTACAAATTCTTCAAAAGGTGTTATCTCACAAATCACTTTCAACATCTCTTATGTATTACACCCATGTAGAAGATTCTCATGTGAAAGAAGGTATGAAGTTATTGGATGAAAAACTAAATCAAAGAGTAGAGATCCCTAAGGATGGACCTATAAATCTAAACACCCTACAGAATCTATTAAAGAACTCATTAAATTAA
- a CDS encoding NAD(P)-dependent oxidoreductase, which produces MKFGIIKERKNPPDKRVVFSPQKLVELQNQFSDANVVVESSDIRVFTDDQYKCNGIQVAENLTDCDVLLGVKEVPIDALIARKKYFFFSHTIKKQPYNRNLLKAVLQKKITLYDHETIVSENGARLIGFGRYAGIVGAYNGFRAIGLAKELYHLPKAATLLDQKELVNELNSIAIPNMKILLTGNGKVAYGAKEMLDAMNIPAVSVDEYLHNNYNHAVYCLADVLDYNQRLDGKVIDNLDFYNHPEAYKANFMRFANVTDFFIAGHFFGDGAPYLFSREDAKSPAFKIKYIADISCDIDGPVASTIRASTIKNPIYGYHPQKEKEVDFKDEEAIVVMAVDNLPCELPKDASEGFGDMFLKNVIPAFFNNDENGILERAKITENGKLTERFSYLQDYVDGKE; this is translated from the coding sequence ATGAAATTTGGAATTATTAAAGAGCGTAAAAATCCACCAGATAAAAGAGTAGTTTTCTCACCCCAAAAATTAGTTGAGTTACAAAACCAATTTTCTGATGCAAACGTTGTTGTAGAAAGTTCAGATATTCGAGTTTTTACAGATGATCAGTACAAATGTAATGGAATACAAGTTGCAGAAAATTTAACAGATTGCGATGTGCTTTTGGGTGTAAAAGAAGTGCCAATTGATGCTTTAATAGCCCGTAAAAAATATTTTTTCTTTAGTCATACCATCAAAAAACAACCTTACAACAGAAACTTGCTAAAGGCAGTCTTACAAAAAAAAATTACCCTCTACGACCACGAAACTATAGTTTCTGAAAACGGAGCTAGATTAATTGGCTTTGGTCGTTATGCAGGTATTGTTGGCGCTTACAATGGTTTTAGGGCAATAGGTTTAGCCAAAGAGTTGTATCATTTACCAAAAGCAGCAACTTTGTTAGACCAAAAAGAACTTGTTAATGAGCTTAATTCTATAGCAATACCGAATATGAAAATACTTTTAACAGGTAATGGAAAAGTGGCATATGGCGCTAAAGAAATGTTAGATGCAATGAATATTCCTGCTGTTTCTGTTGATGAATATTTACATAATAATTACAACCATGCAGTATATTGTTTGGCAGATGTGTTAGATTACAACCAACGTTTAGACGGAAAAGTAATTGATAATTTAGATTTTTATAATCATCCAGAAGCTTATAAAGCCAATTTTATGCGTTTTGCAAACGTTACAGACTTTTTTATTGCTGGTCATTTTTTTGGTGATGGAGCTCCTTATTTATTTTCAAGAGAAGATGCCAAATCACCAGCGTTTAAAATAAAATACATTGCAGATATTTCTTGTGATATTGATGGCCCAGTTGCTTCTACAATTCGAGCATCAACTATAAAAAATCCTATTTATGGCTATCATCCGCAGAAAGAAAAGGAGGTAGATTTTAAGGATGAAGAAGCCATTGTTGTAATGGCAGTAGATAATTTACCCTGTGAATTACCAAAAGATGCCAGTGAAGGCTTTGGTGACATGTTTTTAAAAAATGTAATTCCTGCTTTTTTTAACAATGATGAAAATGGCATTTTAGAGCGTGCAAAAATTACAGAAAATGGTAAATTAACAGAAAGGTTTTCTTATTTACAAGATTATGTAGATGGCAAAGAATAG
- a CDS encoding DUF3820 family protein codes for MLNYNQQFLIDLAKMKMPFGKYKGYFLIDLPEQYLVWYRTKGFPKGKLGQQMQLIYELQLNGLEDIVRKIKQNYL; via the coding sequence ATGTTGAATTATAACCAACAGTTTTTAATAGATTTGGCAAAAATGAAAATGCCTTTCGGAAAGTACAAAGGGTATTTTTTAATAGATTTACCAGAACAATATCTTGTTTGGTACCGAACAAAAGGTTTTCCGAAGGGAAAGTTAGGGCAACAAATGCAACTTATTTACGAACTTCAACTAAATGGTTTAGAGGATATTGTTCGAAAGATTAAACAAAATTATTTGTAG
- the kdsA gene encoding 3-deoxy-8-phosphooctulonate synthase has translation MILSEIPNIKHTDANNFFLLAGPCAIESEDMALRIAEKVVSITDKLEIPYIFKGSFKKANRSRIDSFTGIGDEKALKILRKVSETFRVPTVTDIHEVSDAEMAAAYVDVLQIPAFLVRQTDLVVAAAKTGKVVNLKKGQFMSPGAMKHAVQKVKDAGSNKAWITDRGTMFGYQDMIVDFRGIPEMRQFAPTILDVTHSLQQPNQTAGVTGGRPEMIETIARAGIVNNVDGLFIETHFDPKNAKSDGANMLHLNGLEKLLTNLVTIRKTINKL, from the coding sequence ATGATTTTATCTGAAATTCCGAATATAAAACATACAGATGCAAATAACTTCTTCTTACTAGCAGGACCATGCGCAATAGAAAGTGAGGATATGGCATTAAGAATTGCCGAAAAAGTAGTTTCTATAACCGATAAATTAGAAATTCCGTATATTTTTAAAGGAAGTTTTAAAAAAGCAAATAGAAGTAGAATAGACAGTTTTACTGGTATTGGTGATGAAAAGGCGCTAAAAATATTAAGAAAAGTATCTGAAACTTTTCGGGTTCCAACAGTTACCGACATCCATGAAGTTTCTGATGCAGAAATGGCTGCAGCTTATGTAGATGTATTGCAAATTCCTGCTTTTTTAGTAAGACAAACAGACCTGGTAGTTGCGGCAGCAAAAACAGGAAAGGTAGTAAACTTAAAAAAAGGTCAATTTATGAGTCCGGGTGCAATGAAACATGCCGTTCAAAAAGTAAAAGATGCTGGTTCAAATAAAGCTTGGATTACCGATAGAGGTACCATGTTTGGATACCAAGATATGATTGTAGATTTTAGAGGTATTCCAGAAATGCGACAGTTTGCACCAACAATTTTAGATGTAACTCATTCTTTACAACAACCAAACCAAACTGCTGGTGTTACTGGCGGAAGACCAGAAATGATAGAAACCATTGCTAGAGCTGGTATTGTAAATAATGTTGATGGCTTATTTATAGAAACTCATTTCGACCCTAAAAATGCTAAATCTGACGGAGCAAATATGTTACATCTAAATGGTTTAGAAAAATTGTTGACCAACCTAGTAACTATTAGAAAAACAATTAATAAACTATAA
- a CDS encoding M28 family peptidase: MKKIVGLLVVLVFVIGCVSITIGSKGVAGKNGLSASSKKADNNVFIDSNKVRKHLYTLASDEMEGRKSGTPGIEKAAVYIENEYKKIGLSTFEGLDSYRQTFTFNTRRSKTAITSSNIIGVLEGKSRKDEYVIISAHYDHLGMSESGEGDRIFNGANDDASGVTGLLVLADYFKKVGNERTLVFAAFTAEEVGLIGSKHFGKSIDASKFVAGINLEMIGKTPSFGPNTAWLTGFERSDFGKIIQENLEGTGYQLFPDPYKKFNLFFRSDNASLARLGVPSHTFSTTPIDVDADYHQVSDEAETLNMTVITQTIQAVAKGTESIINGKDTPTRVEIKE; encoded by the coding sequence ATGAAAAAAATAGTTGGTTTATTAGTAGTATTGGTATTCGTAATAGGTTGTGTTTCTATAACAATTGGTAGTAAAGGTGTAGCTGGTAAAAATGGTTTAAGTGCATCAAGCAAAAAGGCAGACAATAATGTGTTTATCGATTCTAATAAAGTTAGAAAACATCTGTATACGTTGGCATCAGATGAAATGGAAGGAAGAAAATCTGGGACGCCAGGTATAGAAAAAGCGGCTGTTTATATAGAAAACGAATATAAAAAAATAGGCTTATCTACTTTTGAAGGACTAGATAGTTACCGACAAACATTTACCTTTAACACAAGAAGGTCTAAAACGGCTATTACCTCTAGTAATATTATTGGTGTTTTAGAAGGAAAAAGTAGGAAGGACGAGTACGTAATTATTTCTGCTCATTACGACCATTTAGGAATGTCAGAAAGTGGAGAAGGAGACCGTATTTTTAATGGGGCAAATGACGACGCATCTGGTGTAACCGGATTATTGGTTTTGGCAGATTATTTTAAGAAAGTAGGTAACGAAAGAACGTTAGTCTTTGCTGCTTTTACTGCAGAAGAAGTGGGGTTAATTGGTTCTAAACATTTTGGTAAAAGTATCGATGCAAGTAAGTTTGTAGCTGGTATTAATTTAGAAATGATAGGGAAAACACCAAGTTTTGGTCCAAATACAGCTTGGTTAACCGGTTTTGAGAGATCCGATTTCGGGAAAATTATTCAAGAGAATTTAGAAGGAACAGGGTATCAGTTATTTCCAGATCCGTATAAAAAGTTTAATTTATTTTTTAGATCAGACAATGCTTCATTGGCAAGATTGGGGGTTCCTTCTCATACGTTTTCTACAACTCCTATAGATGTAGATGCGGATTATCATCAGGTTTCAGATGAAGCCGAAACTCTTAATATGACCGTAATAACTCAAACAATTCAAGCGGTTGCGAAGGGTACAGAAAGTATAATTAATGGAAAAGATACCCCCACTAGAGTTGAGATAAAAGAGTAA
- a CDS encoding UDP-N-acetylmuramate--L-alanine ligase, translating to MNIHFIAIGGSAMHNLAIALHKKGYQVTGSDDIIHNPSKARLEKYGLLPEKFGWFPEKISSDISVVILGMHAKEHNTELLKAQELGLKIYSYPEFLYEQSKNKTRVVIGGSHGKTTITSMILHVLNYHETPVDYMVGAQLEGFETMVHLTEENDFIVLEGDEYLSSPIDRRPKFHLYKPNIALLSGIAWDHINVFPTFENYTEQFRIFTDSMVNGGSMVYNEEDSIVKEVVESSTNHIKKYPYQTPEHYIENGITYIETQEGDLPLEIFGTHNLQNLAGAKWICQHMGIDEDDFYEAIASFKGANKRLEKVAENNNTVIFKDFAHSPSKVSATTKALKEQYAKRKIVACLELHTYSSLNANFLSEYKGALDNADKAVVFYSPEAVKIKELEAVTAAQIAAAFDREDLVIYTDSVAFKEFLFKENLEDTALILMSSGNYGGLDFNDLKAMNSSF from the coding sequence ATGAACATTCATTTTATAGCAATTGGTGGTAGTGCAATGCACAATTTAGCAATTGCGCTACACAAAAAAGGATACCAAGTTACTGGTAGCGATGATATTATTCATAACCCTTCTAAAGCTCGTTTAGAAAAATATGGATTATTACCAGAAAAATTTGGCTGGTTTCCAGAAAAAATATCTTCAGATATATCGGTAGTTATTCTAGGAATGCATGCTAAAGAACACAATACAGAATTATTAAAAGCTCAAGAATTAGGACTAAAAATATATTCTTATCCAGAGTTTTTATATGAACAATCTAAAAATAAAACACGTGTAGTTATTGGGGGTTCTCACGGAAAAACAACAATTACCTCCATGATTTTACATGTACTAAATTATCATGAAACACCTGTAGATTATATGGTGGGTGCTCAATTAGAGGGTTTTGAAACAATGGTACACTTAACAGAAGAAAATGATTTTATTGTTTTAGAAGGAGATGAGTATTTAAGTTCTCCGATAGATAGAAGACCTAAATTTCATTTGTATAAACCCAATATTGCACTTTTAAGTGGTATTGCATGGGATCATATAAACGTATTTCCTACATTCGAAAACTACACAGAACAGTTTCGAATTTTTACAGACTCTATGGTAAATGGCGGGAGTATGGTGTATAACGAAGAGGATAGTATTGTTAAAGAGGTTGTGGAGTCATCTACAAATCACATAAAAAAATACCCGTATCAAACACCTGAGCATTATATAGAGAACGGAATAACTTATATAGAAACGCAAGAGGGAGATTTACCTCTAGAAATTTTCGGAACACATAATTTACAAAATTTAGCTGGTGCAAAGTGGATTTGCCAACATATGGGTATTGATGAAGACGATTTTTATGAGGCAATAGCGAGTTTTAAAGGTGCTAATAAGCGTTTAGAAAAAGTTGCAGAAAATAATAATACCGTTATTTTTAAAGATTTTGCACACAGTCCTAGTAAAGTTTCTGCAACTACAAAGGCATTAAAAGAACAGTATGCAAAAAGAAAAATAGTAGCATGCTTAGAATTGCATACTTATTCTAGTTTAAATGCAAATTTCCTATCTGAGTACAAAGGTGCTTTAGATAATGCTGATAAAGCAGTGGTTTTTTACTCGCCAGAAGCTGTTAAAATAAAGGAATTAGAAGCCGTAACAGCAGCACAAATTGCTGCTGCTTTTGATAGAGAGGACTTGGTTATTTATACCGATTCTGTTGCTTTTAAAGAGTTTCTTTTTAAAGAAAACCTAGAAGATACCGCACTAATTTTAATGAGTTCTGGAAATTATGGTGGTTTAGATTTTAATGATTTAAAAGCTATGAACTCCTCTTTTTAA
- a CDS encoding nucleotidyltransferase family protein: MSYKETLFFIAKCLTISTNQTHKNAVEIALKKNRVNWNSVVAVSTNHYVFPALYIHFKNAHFLHYLPKDLVNYMKELTTLNRDRNAQIIAQAKEVNELLLAHNIRPIFLKGTGNLLEGLYQDIAERMVGDIDFIVPKDSYNKAFEILLQHKYTKFHNKDYEFPQFKHKPRLIKNDKIAALEVHKEFLKEKYSEDFNFETVKESIQTSNNISFLSYKHQLCLSVIAKQINDHGNLFKNMALRNAYDVYLLSQKTSAKNAFEGLQDLANHLHNFLAICYEVFDKVDSLEYTETDATKKYVLEFYKQLNNNSLTSKKHKRIKNKLFLKARWLIIYKSLFEKSYRKFLFSRVLDKEWQQEKRIQLGLKKRSS, from the coding sequence ATGAGCTATAAAGAAACCCTTTTTTTTATTGCTAAATGTTTAACAATATCTACCAATCAAACTCATAAAAACGCTGTTGAAATAGCGCTTAAAAAAAATAGGGTTAATTGGAATTCTGTGGTAGCAGTTAGCACAAATCATTATGTTTTTCCTGCGTTGTACATACATTTTAAAAATGCACATTTTTTACATTATCTGCCCAAAGATTTGGTAAATTATATGAAAGAATTAACAACTCTTAACAGAGACAGAAATGCACAGATAATTGCACAAGCAAAAGAAGTAAATGAATTGTTGTTAGCTCATAATATTCGTCCCATTTTTTTAAAAGGAACAGGAAATTTATTAGAAGGCTTATACCAAGATATTGCAGAAAGAATGGTGGGAGATATCGATTTTATAGTACCAAAAGATTCTTACAACAAGGCATTTGAAATACTTTTACAACATAAATACACCAAATTTCACAATAAAGATTATGAGTTTCCGCAATTTAAGCATAAGCCAAGGTTAATAAAAAATGATAAAATTGCTGCTTTAGAAGTGCATAAAGAATTTTTAAAAGAGAAGTATTCTGAAGATTTTAATTTTGAAACTGTAAAAGAATCAATTCAAACTAGTAATAATATTAGTTTTTTAAGTTACAAACACCAGCTATGCTTATCGGTAATTGCCAAACAAATTAACGATCATGGTAATTTATTTAAAAACATGGCTTTAAGAAATGCATACGATGTTTACTTGCTTTCACAAAAGACAAGTGCAAAAAATGCTTTTGAAGGATTGCAAGATCTGGCAAATCATTTACATAATTTTTTGGCAATATGTTACGAGGTATTTGATAAAGTTGACTCCTTAGAATATACAGAAACTGACGCCACAAAAAAATATGTATTAGAATTTTACAAACAATTAAACAATAATTCACTTACAAGCAAAAAACATAAAAGAATAAAGAACAAACTATTTTTAAAAGCTAGATGGTTAATTATTTACAAATCATTATTCGAAAAATCGTATCGTAAATTTCTTTTTTCTAGAGTTTTAGATAAGGAATGGCAACAAGAAAAACGAATACAACTCGGACTTAAAAAGAGGAGTTCATAG
- a CDS encoding T9SS type A sorting domain-containing protein has product MKKENLLKVGLILLCLNFAPTNIQSQTRGSIAFTAINTDGDDDFAIAILADISPNTTIYFTDYEWNETTSSFTETGSDGFLTWNTGDKTIKAGRIITFTDIDNEANTHYDVSVGQISNNENIGLIASGETLFAYLGTDRFTPTLFLTGIKNGTITTELIGTGLGGSDLSVAIDFLEFNPTNSPDGGVFTGSRSNKLLYSEYFSDLMNDAATNWTRNTENGENLLPFSQENFTINTTSWIGISNEWNDSLNWSNGIPNSNSLTIIPDANSTPNNLEIIATNSAETGNFQLQINAMVSIKEGGSLTVNGNVLVAATAEINMKSKIIAPNTINASSLIVKGTYIKNTSNQFLYFLETNKDNTNKWSLISAPVIGESIENFTNFVGLRTNGNNYAIARYNNANNNWKYYKITEPITANPAETTLANAGNFESGKGYTISPNSNIGNISDTNKGNIGFQGDIPDTDFHVIMNTNSNNNYNLLGNPYPSFLPLNNSADLTNNLLIQNGANGDDVLAEETAWFWDKEANNGLGDYTTVNQVNNAHFIAPGQGFFVKAKNDGTIFKFKKNMQSHISNGVYYKNNNQQPSVTLVISDKSKLKKTQIYYRATKTINFDNGYDSSLFEGIKDSLTLYSKLISDNNKYKLAIQTLPNANIENLVIPIVVNTKTTKQITFSAENVLLPDSYKLYLEDKLHNTMHEIYDDSITYTTTVFKNSSEDRFHIHTKPSSSLSVKNNEVSKPDIYNTPNNYLIVNGLNNNSYSLSIYTILGKEIVKNKKTKQYDVDISFLKNGIYLINVTTEKYVLNKKIIIK; this is encoded by the coding sequence ATGAAAAAAGAAAACCTATTAAAAGTTGGGCTTATACTCCTATGCCTAAATTTCGCTCCTACAAACATTCAATCTCAAACTAGAGGAAGTATTGCATTTACTGCAATAAACACAGATGGAGACGATGATTTTGCAATTGCAATACTTGCAGATATCTCACCAAATACAACAATTTATTTTACTGATTATGAATGGAATGAAACTACCTCTTCATTTACAGAAACAGGTTCTGATGGTTTTTTAACCTGGAACACAGGAGATAAAACTATAAAAGCTGGTAGAATAATAACTTTTACAGATATAGATAATGAAGCCAATACTCATTATGATGTTTCTGTTGGACAAATTTCTAACAATGAAAACATCGGCTTAATAGCTAGTGGAGAAACATTGTTTGCATACCTTGGCACAGATAGGTTTACCCCTACATTATTTTTAACTGGAATAAAAAATGGAACAATTACAACAGAGTTAATAGGCACTGGACTTGGTGGCAGTGATTTATCTGTAGCTATAGATTTCCTGGAGTTCAACCCTACTAATAGTCCCGATGGCGGAGTATTTACCGGCTCTAGATCAAACAAATTACTCTATTCAGAGTATTTTAGTGACCTTATGAATGATGCGGCTACAAATTGGACAAGAAACACAGAGAATGGGGAAAACTTACTTCCGTTTTCTCAAGAGAATTTTACAATTAACACTACCTCATGGATCGGAATTTCAAATGAGTGGAACGATAGTTTAAATTGGTCGAATGGCATTCCAAATTCAAATTCATTAACTATAATTCCCGATGCTAATTCAACGCCAAATAATTTAGAAATAATAGCAACAAATTCTGCTGAAACTGGTAATTTTCAACTACAAATAAACGCTATGGTTAGCATTAAAGAAGGTGGTTCTCTTACTGTAAATGGAAACGTGTTGGTAGCTGCAACTGCAGAAATTAATATGAAATCAAAAATAATTGCTCCCAACACAATAAATGCCAGCTCTTTAATTGTAAAAGGAACTTATATAAAAAACACTAGTAATCAGTTTCTGTACTTTTTAGAGACAAATAAAGATAATACGAACAAATGGTCTCTAATTTCTGCACCCGTTATTGGCGAAAGTATAGAAAATTTTACAAATTTTGTAGGCCTTCGAACCAATGGAAATAATTATGCTATTGCTCGTTACAATAATGCAAATAACAATTGGAAATACTATAAAATTACTGAACCTATAACTGCTAACCCAGCGGAAACTACTTTAGCAAATGCAGGAAATTTTGAAAGTGGAAAAGGATATACTATCTCTCCGAATTCAAACATTGGAAATATTTCTGACACAAATAAAGGTAATATTGGCTTTCAGGGGGATATACCAGATACAGACTTTCATGTAATCATGAACACCAACTCAAATAATAACTACAACTTATTAGGCAATCCATATCCTTCATTTCTACCTTTAAACAACTCTGCAGATTTAACCAATAATCTTTTAATACAAAATGGTGCTAATGGAGATGATGTTTTAGCGGAGGAAACCGCTTGGTTTTGGGACAAAGAGGCTAACAATGGTTTGGGAGATTATACAACAGTTAACCAAGTAAATAATGCTCATTTTATTGCACCAGGACAAGGTTTTTTTGTAAAAGCTAAAAATGATGGAACGATATTTAAATTTAAAAAAAATATGCAATCGCACATTTCTAATGGTGTTTATTACAAAAATAATAATCAACAACCATCAGTTACCCTTGTAATAAGTGACAAATCTAAATTAAAAAAAACACAAATTTATTACAGAGCCACTAAAACTATCAACTTTGATAATGGCTATGACAGCTCACTCTTTGAGGGGATAAAAGACTCATTAACGTTATACAGCAAGCTTATTTCTGATAACAATAAATATAAATTAGCAATTCAAACACTTCCCAACGCAAACATAGAAAACTTAGTTATACCAATTGTTGTAAATACTAAAACTACTAAGCAGATTACTTTTTCTGCAGAAAATGTGCTGTTACCCGATTCTTATAAACTATATCTAGAAGATAAGTTACACAATACAATGCACGAAATTTATGACGATAGTATAACATACACTACCACTGTTTTTAAGAATTCTTCTGAAGATAGGTTTCATATTCATACCAAGCCTTCAAGCTCTTTGAGTGTAAAGAATAATGAGGTTTCTAAACCAGATATTTACAACACACCAAATAATTACCTTATCGTTAACGGATTAAATAACAATTCGTATTCACTTTCAATTTACACCATTTTGGGTAAAGAAATAGTAAAGAATAAAAAAACCAAACAATATGATGTAGACATATCATTCTTAAAGAATGGTATTTACCTCATAAATGTGACCACTGAAAAATATGTTTTAAACAAAAAAATTATTATTAAATAA